The following proteins come from a genomic window of Camelus dromedarius isolate mCamDro1 chromosome 29, mCamDro1.pat, whole genome shotgun sequence:
- the IMP3 gene encoding U3 small nucleolar ribonucleoprotein protein IMP3 has product MVRKLKFHEQKLLKQVDFLNWEVTDHNLHELRVLRRYRLQRREDYTRYNQLSRAVRELARRLRDLPERDPFRVRASAALLDKLYAIGLVPTRGSLELCDFVTASSFCRRRLPTVLLKLRMAQHLQAAVTFVEQGHVRVGPDVVTDPAFLVTRSMEDFVTWVDSSKIKRHVLEYNEERDDFDLEA; this is encoded by the coding sequence ATGGTGCGGAAGCTTAAGTTCCACGAGCAGAAGCTGCTGAAGCAGGTGGACTTCCTGAACTGGGAGGTCACCGACCACAATTTGCACGAGCTGCGCGTGTTGAGGCGTTATCGGCTGCAGCGGCGCGAGGACTATACGCGCTACAACCAGCTGAGCCGTGCTGTGCGCGAGCTGGCGCGCCGCCTGCGCGACCTGCCAGAGCGCGACCCGTTTCGAGTGCGCGCCTCGGCCGCGCTGCTGGACAAGCTGTATGCTATCGGCTTAGTGCCTACGCGCGGGTCGCTCGAGCTATGCGACTTCGTCACGGCCTCGTCCTTCTGCCGCCGCCGCCTGCCCACCGTGCTTCTTAAGCTACGTATGGCGCAGCACCTCCAGGCCGCCGTGACATTCGTGGAGCAGGGCCACGTGCGCGTGGGCCCCGACGTGGTCACCGACCCTGCCTTCCTTGTCACGCGCAGCATGGAGGACTTCGTCACCTGGGTTGACTCGTCCAAGATAAAGCGGCACGTACTGGAGTACAATGAAGAGCGTGATGACTTCGATCTGGAAGCCTAG
- the SNX33 gene encoding sorting nexin-33 gives MALKGRALYDFRSENKEEISIQQDEDLVIFSETSLDGWLQGQNSRGETGLFPASYVEILRSGTSSNHTDYSSSLAGSLGTQVSLYDSSSVANPSRSGGGSGFLSNQGSFEEDDDDDWDDWDDGCTVVEEPRAGGLGTNGHPPLNLSYPGAYPSQHMAFRPKPPLERQDSLASAKRGSVVGRNLNRFSCFVRSGVEAFILGDVPMMAKIAETYSIEMGPRGPQWKANPHPFACSVEDPTKQTKFKGIKSYISYKLTPTHAGSPVYRRYKHFDWLYNRLLHKFTVISVPHLPEKQATGRFEEDFIEKRKRRLILWMDHMTSHPVLSQYEGFQHFLSCLDAKQWKMGKRRAEKDEMVGASFLLTFQIPTEHQDLQDVEDRVDTFKAFSKKMDDSVLQLSTVASELVRKHVGGFRKEFQKLGNAFQAISHAFQMDPPFSSEALNSAISHTGRTYEAVGEMFAEQPKNDLFQMLDTLSLYQGLLSNFPDIIHLQKGAFAKVKESQRMSDEGRMAQEEADGIRRRCRVVGFALQAEMNHFHQRRELDFKHMMQNYLRQQILFYQRVGQQLEKTLRMYDNL, from the exons ATGGCACTGAAAGGCCGAGCCCTCTATGATTTCCGCAGCGAGAACAAGGAGGAAATCAGCATCCAGCAGGATGAGGACCTGGTCATCTTCAGCGAGACCTCGCTGGATGGCTGGCTGCAGGGCCAGAACAGCCGCGGTGAGACAGGGCTCTTCCCTGCTTCTTATGTGGAGATCCTCCGTTCTGGCACCAGCTCCAACCATACCGACTACTCCAGCAGCCTTGCAGGTTCTCTGGGCACCCAGGTGAGCTTGTATGACAGCTCCAGTGTGGCCAACCCTTCCAGGAGTGGTGGGGGCAGTGGCTTCCTCTCAAACCAGGGCAGCTTCGAGGAGGACGATGATGATGACTGGGATGACTGGGATGATGGATGCACAGTGGTGGAGGAGCCACGGGCTGGCGGGCTGGGCACCAACGGGCACCCCCCACTCAACCTCTCCTACCCTGGTGCCTACCCCAGCCAACACATGGCCTTCCGGCCCAAGCCTCCCCTGGAGCGGCAGGACAGCCTGGCATCTGCCAAGCGAGGTAGCGTGGTGGGGCGCAACCTCAACCGCTTCTCCTGCTTTGTGCGCTCTGGTGTGGAGGCCTTCATCCTGGGTGATGTGCCCATGATGGCCAAGATTGCTGAGACGTACTCCATTGAAATGGGCCCTCGAGGTCCCCAGTGGAAGGCCAACCCCCACCCATTTGCTTGCTCAGTGGAGGACCCCACCAAACAGACCAAATTCAAGGGCATCAAAAGCTACATCTCCTACAAGCTCACACCCACCCACGCTGGCTCACCTGTCTACCGGCGCTACAAACACTTCGACTGGCTCTATAACCGCCTGCTGCACAAGTTCACTGTCATCTCGGTGCCCCACCTGCCAGAGAAGCAGGCCACAGGTCGTTTCGAGGAGGACTTCATTGAGAAGCGGAAGCGGCGGCTCATCCTCTGGATGGACCACATGACCAGTCACCCTGTGCTGTCCCAGTACGAGGGCTTCCAGCATTTCCTCAGCTGCCTGGATGCCAAGCAGTGGAAGATGGGCAAACGCCGGGCGGAGAAGGACGAGATGGTGGGCGCCAGCTTCCTGCTCACCTTCCAGATCCCCACAGAGCATCAGGACCTGCAGGATGTGGAGGACCGTGTGGACACCTTCAAAGCCTTCAGCAAGAAGATGGATGACAGTGTCCTGCAGCTCAGCACTGTGGCATCAGAGCTGGTGCGCAAGCATGTGGGGGGCTTCCGCAAGGAATTCCAGAAGCTGGGCAATGCTTTCCAGGCCATCAGTCATGCCTTCCAGATGGACCCTCCCTTTAGCTCCGAGGCCCTCAACAGCGCCATATCTCACACGGGCCGTACCTATGAAGCCGTCGGTGAGATGTTCGCTGAGCAGCCCAAGAACGACCTCTTCCAGATGCTCGACACGCTGTCTCTCTACCAGGGCCTGCTCTCCAACTTCCCCGACATCATCCACCTGCAGAAAG GTGCCTTCGCCAAGGTGAAGGAGAGCCAACGCATGAGTGACGAGGGCCGCATGGCGCAGGAAGAGGCAGATGGCATTCGCAGGCGCTGCCGCGTGGTGGGCTTCGCCCTGCAGGCTGAGATGAACCACTTCCACCAGCGCCGTGAGCTCGACTTCAAGCACATGATGCAGAACTACCTGCGCCAGCAGATCCTCTTCTA